The following proteins are encoded in a genomic region of Kosakonia oryzae:
- a CDS encoding trypsin-like serine peptidase, which yields MRKTVVLMLGSLFLFSAAGHADDGEDDAVNARDVKTLFFGHDDRVPVPTPTKAPWDAIGQLETASGNLCTATLISPHLALTAGHCLLTPPNGKADKAVALRFVSQKGTWRYEIHGIEGRVDASLGHRLKPDGDGWIVPSAAASWDFGLIVLRYPPSGITPLPIFVGDKDELTAALKTANRKVTQAGYPEDHLDTLYSHQDCTVTGWAQSSVLSHQCDTLPGDSGSPLMLKTDAGWQLIAVQSSAPAAKDRWRADNRAISVTGFRDKLEALAKESE from the coding sequence ATGCGAAAAACTGTTGTGCTGATGCTGGGATCGCTGTTTCTGTTTTCCGCGGCTGGTCATGCTGACGATGGCGAGGATGACGCGGTTAACGCCCGTGATGTAAAAACGCTTTTTTTTGGTCATGACGATCGCGTCCCGGTTCCCACGCCGACCAAAGCGCCGTGGGATGCTATCGGCCAACTGGAAACCGCCAGCGGCAATCTGTGTACTGCCACCCTTATCTCTCCGCATCTGGCGCTGACCGCCGGACACTGCCTGCTGACGCCGCCGAACGGGAAAGCAGACAAAGCCGTCGCGCTGCGTTTTGTTTCGCAAAAAGGGACCTGGCGCTATGAAATTCACGGTATCGAAGGGCGTGTTGACGCCTCGCTCGGTCATCGTCTGAAACCCGATGGCGATGGCTGGATCGTTCCCTCTGCCGCCGCATCGTGGGATTTCGGTCTGATCGTCCTGCGTTATCCGCCGTCCGGCATTACACCGCTACCGATCTTTGTTGGCGATAAAGACGAACTGACGGCGGCGCTGAAAACGGCCAACCGGAAAGTGACGCAGGCAGGCTACCCGGAAGATCATCTGGATACGCTCTACAGCCACCAGGATTGTACGGTCACCGGCTGGGCGCAAAGTAGTGTGCTGTCGCATCAGTGCGACACCCTGCCCGGCGACAGCGGTTCACCGCTGATGCTGAAAACCGATGCAGGCTGGCAGTTGATTGCCGTCCAAAGCTCGGCGCCGGCGGCAAAAGATCGCTGGCGCGCCGATAACCGCGCCATCTCCGTAACCGGTTTTCGTGACAAGCTGGAAGCGCTGGCCAAAGAGAGCGAGTAA
- the osmV gene encoding osmoprotectant ABC transporter ATP-binding protein OsmV, translating into MIKLENLTKQFTQKNGQTVKAVDNVNLTVPEGEMCVLLGPSGCGKTTTLKMINRLIAPSSGSIFINGEDTSAMDTVTLRRNIGYVIQQIGLFPNMTIEENITVVPRMLGWDKARCKSRAEELMEMVALDAKKFLHRYPREMSGGQQQRIGVIRALAADPPVLLMDEPFGAVDPINREVIQNQFLEMQRKLKKTVMLVSHDIDEALKLGDRIAVFRQGRIVQCASPDELLAKPANEFVGSFVGQDRTLKRLLLVSAGDVTDQQPTITVRESTPATEAFATMDDNDIRAITVVDSAGKPLGFVKRREARNAPGSCSDLLHPFRITGKAEDNLRVVLSRLYESNTSWMPIVDEDGRYNGEISQDYIAEYLSSGRTRRVLNIHDA; encoded by the coding sequence ATGATTAAACTGGAAAATCTGACCAAACAATTTACGCAGAAAAACGGCCAGACAGTGAAGGCTGTCGATAACGTCAATCTGACTGTACCGGAAGGTGAAATGTGCGTACTGCTCGGCCCTTCCGGCTGCGGTAAAACCACCACGCTAAAGATGATCAACCGCCTGATTGCACCGAGCAGCGGCTCGATTTTCATCAATGGTGAAGACACCAGCGCCATGGATACCGTCACCCTGCGGCGCAATATTGGTTACGTAATTCAGCAGATTGGTCTGTTTCCCAATATGACCATCGAAGAGAACATCACCGTGGTGCCGCGCATGCTGGGCTGGGATAAAGCGCGCTGTAAAAGCCGTGCTGAAGAGTTGATGGAGATGGTGGCGCTGGATGCGAAAAAATTCCTTCATCGCTACCCGCGCGAAATGTCCGGCGGCCAGCAGCAGCGTATTGGCGTGATCCGCGCACTGGCGGCCGATCCGCCGGTACTGCTGATGGATGAGCCTTTCGGCGCGGTCGACCCTATCAACCGTGAAGTGATCCAGAACCAGTTCCTTGAGATGCAGCGCAAGTTGAAAAAAACCGTCATGCTGGTCAGCCACGATATCGATGAAGCGCTGAAACTCGGCGATCGTATTGCCGTGTTCCGCCAGGGACGCATCGTACAGTGCGCCAGCCCGGATGAGCTGCTGGCCAAACCGGCCAATGAATTTGTCGGTTCGTTTGTCGGCCAGGATCGCACGCTGAAGCGGCTGCTGCTGGTTTCCGCAGGCGACGTCACCGATCAACAGCCGACGATCACAGTGCGGGAATCGACTCCGGCGACGGAAGCCTTTGCCACTATGGATGACAACGATATTCGCGCCATTACCGTCGTGGATTCGGCGGGTAAACCGCTGGGCTTTGTTAAACGTCGCGAAGCACGAAACGCGCCAGGCAGTTGTTCCGATTTGCTACATCCGTTCCGCATTACCGGGAAAGCGGAGGATAACCTGCGCGTGGTGCTGTCACGGCTGTACGAAAGCAACACCAGCTGGATGCCGATTGTCGATGAGGATGGTCGTTATAATGGTGAAATTTCGCAGGACTATATTGCAGAGTATTTAAGTTCGGGCAGAACGCGCCGGGTACTGAATATTCATGATGCGTAA
- a CDS encoding KPN_01571 family protein encodes MTTINPFIWIIFALMALDAVRELVGATSIFSLF; translated from the coding sequence GTGACAACCATAAATCCTTTTATCTGGATCATTTTTGCTCTGATGGCGCTGGATGCCGTGCGTGAACTGGTTGGCGCAACCTCGATTTTTAGCCTTTTTTAA
- the asr gene encoding acid resistance repetitive basic protein Asr, giving the protein MKKVLALVVAAAMGLSSVAFAADTAATTQAPAAAPTATTAAPAATATKAPAKKMHKKHKKAAEQKAQAAKVKKHHKKAAKPAVEQKAQAAKKHKKHVKHTATKPAAQPAA; this is encoded by the coding sequence ATGAAAAAAGTATTAGCTCTGGTCGTTGCCGCTGCTATGGGTCTGTCTTCCGTTGCATTCGCTGCTGACACTGCTGCCACCACTCAGGCTCCGGCTGCTGCTCCGACTGCTACCACCGCTGCACCGGCTGCTACCGCAACTAAAGCTCCGGCTAAAAAAATGCACAAGAAACACAAAAAAGCTGCAGAGCAGAAAGCTCAGGCTGCAAAAGTGAAAAAACATCACAAAAAAGCAGCTAAACCGGCAGTAGAGCAGAAAGCACAGGCTGCTAAAAAACACAAAAAACACGTTAAACACACTGCAACTAAACCGGCTGCACAACCGGCTGCATAA
- a CDS encoding MFS transporter, with the protein MSRTTTVDTEPASVVNEIPVALPGQFIKRGTPQFMRVTLALFSAGLATFALLYCVQPILPVLSHEFGVSPASSSISLSISTAMLAIGLLFTGPLSDAIGRKKVMVTALLLASCCTLLSTMMTSWHGILVMRALVGLSLSGVAAVGMTYLSEEIHPSFVAFSMGLYISGNSIGGMSGRLLSGVFTDFFNWRIAVAGIGCCALASALMFWKILPESRHFHPTPLRPKTLLINLRLHFRDKGLPMLFLEGFLLMGSFVTLFNYIGYRLMLSPWSLSQAVVGLLSVAYLTGTWSSPRAGAMTSKYGRGPVMIGSSVIMLFGLLLTLFSSLWLIFPGMLLFTAGFFAAHSVASSWIGPRARRAKGQASSLYLFSYYLGSSVAGTLGGFFWHSYGWNGVGGFITLMLLIAILVGIRLHSRLR; encoded by the coding sequence GTGAGTCGTACAACAACCGTTGACACCGAACCGGCAAGTGTTGTCAACGAAATTCCTGTCGCGTTGCCGGGACAATTTATTAAACGTGGTACTCCCCAATTCATGCGCGTCACGCTGGCGCTCTTCTCCGCCGGACTGGCAACCTTTGCCCTGCTCTATTGCGTGCAGCCGATTTTGCCGGTGTTGTCCCATGAATTTGGCGTCTCTCCAGCCAGCAGCAGTATTTCACTGTCGATTTCCACCGCCATGCTGGCGATTGGCCTGCTGTTTACCGGCCCGCTTTCGGACGCCATCGGGCGCAAAAAAGTGATGGTTACCGCCTTGCTGCTCGCTTCCTGCTGTACCCTGTTGTCAACGATGATGACAAGCTGGCACGGTATTCTGGTAATGCGCGCGCTGGTCGGTCTGTCGCTGAGCGGCGTGGCGGCAGTCGGGATGACCTATTTAAGCGAGGAGATCCATCCGAGCTTTGTCGCCTTCTCAATGGGGCTGTACATTAGCGGCAACTCGATTGGCGGCATGAGCGGCCGTCTGCTTAGCGGTGTGTTTACCGACTTCTTTAACTGGCGAATCGCAGTCGCGGGGATTGGCTGCTGTGCGCTGGCATCGGCGCTGATGTTCTGGAAAATCCTGCCGGAATCGCGCCATTTTCACCCCACTCCGCTGCGCCCGAAAACCTTGCTGATCAACCTCCGTCTGCACTTTCGCGATAAAGGGCTGCCGATGCTGTTCCTGGAAGGCTTTTTGCTGATGGGATCGTTCGTTACGCTGTTTAACTACATCGGTTACCGCCTGATGCTGTCGCCGTGGTCGCTGAGCCAGGCGGTCGTCGGCCTGCTGTCAGTGGCCTATTTGACCGGCACCTGGAGCTCGCCGCGCGCGGGGGCGATGACCAGCAAATATGGGCGCGGACCGGTGATGATCGGCTCCTCTGTCATCATGCTGTTCGGGCTGCTGCTGACCCTTTTCTCTTCGCTGTGGCTGATTTTTCCGGGCATGCTGTTATTTACCGCCGGTTTCTTTGCCGCGCACTCCGTCGCCAGCAGTTGGATCGGTCCGCGCGCGCGGCGCGCTAAAGGCCAGGCCTCGTCGCTCTATTTATTCAGCTACTATCTGGGTTCCAGCGTGGCCGGGACGCTGGGCGGTTTTTTCTGGCACAGCTATGGCTGGAATGGCGTCGGCGGCTTTATTACGTTGATGCTGCTGATTGCCATTCTGGTGGGCATCAGGCTCCACTCCCGTTTGCGTTAA
- the osmW gene encoding osmoprotectant ABC transporter permease OsmW, with the protein METIHYMMDNAGYLASLTFQHLWLVLLAVGLAIIIGVPLGILIVRHKWLATPVLGLATLVLTIPSIALFGLMIPLFSLIGQGIGALPAITAVFLYSLLPIVRNTHTALDSLPPGLREAGRGIGMTFWQRLRWVEIPMALPVIFGGIRTAVVMNIGVMAIAAVIGAGGLGLLLLNGIGSSDIRMLIAGALMICVLAIVLDWLLHRLQIVLTPKGIR; encoded by the coding sequence ATGGAGACGATTCATTACATGATGGACAACGCGGGCTATCTGGCGAGCCTTACCTTCCAGCATTTGTGGCTGGTACTGCTGGCCGTTGGCCTGGCGATTATCATCGGCGTTCCGCTTGGCATTCTGATTGTGCGCCATAAGTGGCTGGCGACGCCGGTTCTCGGGTTGGCAACGCTGGTGCTGACCATTCCGTCAATTGCTCTGTTCGGGCTGATGATCCCGCTGTTTTCGCTGATCGGTCAGGGGATTGGCGCCCTGCCTGCCATTACCGCCGTTTTTCTCTATTCACTGTTGCCGATTGTGCGTAATACCCACACGGCGCTGGACAGCCTGCCGCCGGGGCTGCGCGAAGCCGGACGCGGCATCGGCATGACCTTCTGGCAACGCCTGCGCTGGGTCGAAATTCCGATGGCACTGCCGGTGATTTTCGGTGGTATCCGTACGGCAGTGGTGATGAATATCGGCGTGATGGCCATTGCCGCCGTTATTGGCGCAGGCGGCCTGGGATTGCTGTTGCTGAACGGCATTGGCAGCAGCGACATTCGTATGTTAATTGCCGGGGCGCTGATGATTTGCGTGCTCGCGATTGTGCTCGACTGGTTATTGCACCGCTTACAAATTGTGCTGACGCCGAAGGGGATTCGCTAA
- the bioD gene encoding dethiobiotin synthase produces MLKRFFVTGTDTSVGKTVASRALLQALAASGKTVAGYKPVAKGSKETPEGLRNKDALVLQSVSSLDLPYQAINPIALSEEESSVAHSCPINYSLLSNGLLNLCEKVDHVVVEGTGGWRSLMNDLRPLSEWVVQEQMAVVMVVGIQEGCINHALLTAQAIASDGLPLIGWVANRINPGLAHYAEIINVLSKKLPAPLVGELPYLPRAEQRDLAQYINLQMATGMLVADRILA; encoded by the coding sequence ATGCTTAAGCGTTTCTTTGTAACGGGTACAGACACTTCTGTCGGGAAGACAGTGGCATCCCGCGCGCTTCTCCAGGCGCTGGCTGCCAGCGGCAAAACAGTGGCAGGTTACAAACCTGTTGCTAAAGGAAGCAAAGAGACGCCGGAAGGATTGCGCAACAAAGACGCGCTGGTACTGCAAAGCGTTTCCTCGCTGGATTTACCTTATCAGGCGATAAACCCGATTGCCCTGAGCGAAGAGGAAAGTAGCGTTGCGCATAGTTGCCCCATCAATTACAGCCTGCTTTCCAACGGACTGCTCAACCTGTGCGAAAAGGTCGATCATGTGGTGGTCGAGGGAACCGGCGGCTGGCGCAGCCTGATGAATGATTTGCGCCCGCTCTCCGAGTGGGTGGTGCAGGAGCAGATGGCGGTGGTGATGGTGGTGGGTATTCAGGAAGGCTGCATTAACCACGCTTTGCTGACCGCGCAGGCGATTGCCAGCGATGGCCTGCCGCTGATTGGCTGGGTGGCGAACCGTATCAACCCGGGGCTGGCGCATTACGCTGAAATTATCAATGTGCTGAGCAAAAAACTGCCTGCACCGCTGGTGGGTGAGTTACCTTATCTGCCGCGCGCCGAGCAGCGCGATCTGGCGCAATACATCAATTTGCAGATGGCGACCGGCATGTTAGTTGCCGACCGCATCCTCGCCTGA
- the ydgU gene encoding small membrane protein YdgU — protein sequence MLRRYRFELILLMLIICALIAIRFYLY from the coding sequence ATGCTGCGACGTTATCGTTTTGAGCTGATTCTGTTAATGCTGATTATTTGCGCGCTTATTGCCATCCGTTTCTATCTTTACTGA
- the mlc gene encoding sugar metabolism global transcriptional regulator Mlc, translating into MVADSQPGHIDQIKQTNAGAVYRLIDQLGPVSRIDLSRLAQLAPASITKIVREMLEAHLVQETEIQEPGSRGRPAVGLVVETEAWHYLSLRISRGEIFLSLRDLSSKLVVEDRLELPLVDEMSLLERIIHLIDSFFTRHQNRLERLTSIAITLPGIIDTENGIVHRMPFYTEVKDMPLGETLEKHTGVPVYVQHDISAWTMAEALFGASRGARDVIQVVIDHNVGAGVITDGRLLHAGSSSLVEIGHTQVDPYGKRCYCGNNGCLETIASVESVLELAQLRMSQSMSSMLHQKPLTVEWLCQAAQQGDLLAKDIINGVGANIGRILAIMVNLFNPQKILIGSPLSKAADILFPAIADCIRQQALPAYSQHISVESTQFTNQGTMAGAALVKDAMYNGSLLIRLLQG; encoded by the coding sequence GTGGTTGCTGATAGTCAGCCTGGGCATATTGATCAGATTAAGCAGACCAACGCAGGGGCGGTTTATCGCCTTATTGATCAGCTTGGCCCGGTTTCGCGCATCGATTTATCGCGTCTGGCGCAGCTCGCGCCGGCGAGCATTACCAAAATTGTGCGTGAAATGCTGGAAGCGCATCTGGTGCAGGAGACGGAGATCCAGGAGCCGGGTAGCCGCGGGCGTCCGGCGGTCGGTCTGGTGGTAGAAACCGAAGCCTGGCACTATCTCTCGCTGCGTATTAGCCGCGGTGAAATCTTTCTCTCGCTGCGCGATCTCAGCAGCAAGCTGGTGGTGGAAGACCGGCTTGAACTGCCGCTGGTCGATGAGATGTCGCTGCTGGAGCGCATTATTCACCTTATCGACAGCTTTTTTACCCGCCACCAGAACCGGCTGGAGCGCCTGACCTCAATTGCCATCACGCTGCCGGGAATCATTGATACTGAGAATGGTATCGTTCACCGCATGCCGTTTTACACCGAAGTGAAAGATATGCCGCTGGGTGAAACGCTGGAGAAGCATACCGGCGTGCCGGTTTACGTGCAGCATGACATCAGCGCTTGGACCATGGCCGAAGCGCTATTCGGCGCTTCACGCGGCGCGCGGGATGTGATTCAGGTGGTGATCGACCACAACGTTGGCGCCGGGGTGATCACTGACGGACGCTTGCTGCACGCGGGCAGCAGTAGCCTGGTGGAGATTGGACACACGCAGGTGGACCCTTACGGTAAGCGCTGCTATTGCGGCAACAATGGCTGCCTTGAAACCATTGCCAGCGTTGAAAGCGTGCTGGAACTGGCGCAGTTACGTATGAGCCAGTCGATGAGCTCGATGCTGCATCAGAAGCCGTTAACGGTGGAGTGGTTATGCCAGGCGGCACAGCAGGGCGATCTGCTGGCGAAAGATATCATCAACGGCGTCGGCGCCAATATTGGCCGTATCCTCGCCATTATGGTGAATTTGTTCAACCCGCAAAAAATACTCATTGGCTCGCCGCTGAGCAAAGCGGCAGACATTCTCTTTCCCGCTATTGCCGATTGCATCCGCCAGCAGGCGTTACCGGCATACAGCCAGCATATTTCCGTTGAGAGCACCCAGTTCACCAATCAGGGCACAATGGCCGGTGCTGCGCTGGTAAAAGACGCGATGTATAACGGATCTTTGCTTATCCGTTTGTTGCAGGGATAA
- a CDS encoding LysR family transcriptional regulator → MNIELRHLRYFIAVAEELHFGHAAARLNISQPPLSQQIQLLEQQVGARLLARTNRSVALTPAGKQFLADSRQILSLVDEAAARAARLHQGETGELRIGFTSSAPFIKAVSDTLSSFRQRYPDVHIQTREINTREQISPLNEGSLDLGLMRNTPLPETLAWEVILREPLLAMIHRDHPLAARKAVSLKELAQEPFVFFDPHVGTGLYDEILGLMRRYQLIPTITQEVGEAMTIIGLVAAGLGVSILPASFHRVQLNEMCWVPIIEADAVSEMWLVWAKHHEQGTAAARFKQLLLRAAIG, encoded by the coding sequence ATGAATATCGAACTGCGTCATCTGCGTTACTTTATCGCCGTTGCCGAGGAGTTACATTTTGGCCACGCTGCGGCGCGGCTTAATATCTCCCAACCGCCTTTGAGCCAGCAGATCCAGTTGCTCGAACAGCAGGTCGGCGCGCGTCTTCTGGCACGTACCAACCGCAGCGTCGCGCTGACGCCTGCTGGCAAACAGTTTCTTGCCGACAGTCGGCAGATTTTAAGCCTGGTCGATGAGGCCGCCGCTCGTGCCGCCCGGCTGCATCAAGGGGAAACCGGTGAATTGCGCATCGGCTTCACCTCGTCGGCGCCGTTTATTAAGGCGGTTTCCGATACGCTCTCATCGTTTCGCCAGCGCTACCCGGATGTGCATATTCAGACGCGGGAGATCAACACCCGCGAACAAATTTCTCCCCTGAATGAAGGCTCGCTGGATCTGGGGCTGATGCGTAATACGCCGCTACCTGAAACGCTGGCATGGGAGGTGATTTTGCGTGAACCGCTGCTGGCGATGATCCACCGTGACCACCCGCTGGCGGCGCGCAAGGCGGTGTCGCTGAAGGAACTGGCGCAGGAGCCGTTTGTCTTTTTCGATCCGCACGTCGGCACCGGTCTGTACGACGAGATCCTCGGGCTGATGCGGCGCTATCAGTTAATCCCCACCATAACCCAGGAAGTGGGCGAAGCGATGACGATTATCGGCCTGGTGGCGGCCGGGCTGGGCGTCTCGATCCTCCCGGCGTCGTTTCACCGGGTGCAGCTCAATGAAATGTGCTGGGTGCCGATTATTGAAGCGGATGCGGTTTCCGAAATGTGGCTGGTGTGGGCAAAACATCATGAACAGGGGACAGCAGCTGCGCGTTTCAAACAGCTACTCCTGCGTGCCGCAATCGGCTGA
- a CDS encoding carboxypeptidase M32 has product MDKQNYQQLTRTFQRLSRFSHLSAIASWDMFTMMPPGGSAARGEALAELSVLQHQILTDKRVGQWIQAAKQETLDDIEQANLREMTRHYQQAALLPEALVEAQSLAGSKCEHAWRTQRPANDWAGFSANLKEVVKLAREEARLRAAAKGCSPYDALLDKFEPDMTSARLDELFGEVKSWLPDLLNRAVAKQAQQTLIAPQGPFPQAVQRELGLQAMQELGFDFNGGRLDVSAHPFCGGVPEDVRITTRYDENELLSALFGVVHETGHARYEQNLPRAWAGQPIALARSTAIHESQSLFFEMQLGRSDAFLRRLQPAIVERFGMQPAFEEGNFIAWNQRVKPGYIRVEADEVSYPAHVILRYEIERALIDGDIEVEDIPALWNEKMQAWLGLSTEGNYRNGCMQDIHWTDGGFGYFPSYTLGAMYAAQLFHAARVALPALDEAIAQGDFSALFDWLRQNIWQHGSRFSTSQLIENATGEALNADYFRQHLIRRYL; this is encoded by the coding sequence ATGGACAAGCAGAACTACCAGCAACTCACCCGCACTTTCCAGCGCCTGTCGCGCTTCTCCCACCTCTCCGCCATCGCCAGTTGGGATATGTTCACCATGATGCCGCCAGGCGGCAGCGCCGCACGCGGCGAAGCGCTGGCTGAACTCAGCGTACTGCAACACCAGATTCTGACGGATAAGCGTGTCGGCCAGTGGATACAGGCGGCAAAGCAGGAGACGCTGGACGATATTGAACAGGCAAACCTGCGTGAAATGACGCGTCACTACCAGCAGGCAGCGCTGCTCCCGGAAGCGCTGGTCGAAGCACAGTCGCTGGCAGGCAGCAAATGCGAGCACGCCTGGCGCACGCAGCGTCCGGCGAATGACTGGGCAGGTTTCAGCGCCAACCTGAAAGAGGTGGTCAAGCTTGCCCGCGAAGAGGCCCGCCTACGCGCGGCGGCCAAAGGGTGTTCACCGTATGATGCGCTGCTCGACAAATTTGAACCGGACATGACCAGCGCCCGCCTGGATGAGCTGTTTGGCGAGGTGAAAAGCTGGCTGCCGGATCTGCTGAATCGCGCGGTGGCGAAACAGGCGCAGCAGACGCTGATTGCGCCACAGGGGCCGTTCCCGCAGGCGGTGCAGCGCGAGCTGGGATTGCAGGCAATGCAGGAACTGGGCTTCGATTTCAACGGCGGGCGTCTTGATGTCAGCGCACATCCCTTCTGCGGCGGCGTACCGGAAGATGTGCGCATTACCACGCGCTACGACGAAAATGAGCTACTGAGTGCGCTGTTCGGCGTGGTGCATGAAACCGGTCACGCCCGCTACGAGCAAAACCTGCCGCGCGCCTGGGCCGGTCAGCCGATCGCGCTGGCGCGATCCACGGCGATTCATGAATCGCAAAGTCTGTTCTTTGAAATGCAACTTGGGCGCAGCGACGCGTTCCTGCGCCGCCTGCAACCGGCGATTGTCGAGCGCTTTGGTATGCAACCGGCCTTTGAAGAGGGTAATTTTATTGCCTGGAATCAGCGGGTAAAACCGGGCTATATCCGCGTTGAGGCCGATGAAGTCAGCTATCCGGCGCACGTGATCCTGCGTTACGAAATCGAACGCGCACTGATCGACGGCGATATTGAAGTGGAAGATATTCCGGCGCTGTGGAATGAAAAAATGCAGGCCTGGCTGGGGCTTTCTACCGAAGGCAATTACCGCAATGGCTGCATGCAGGACATTCACTGGACCGACGGCGGATTCGGTTACTTCCCCTCCTACACGCTGGGTGCCATGTACGCCGCGCAGCTCTTCCATGCGGCACGCGTGGCTCTGCCAGCGCTTGATGAAGCCATTGCGCAAGGTGATTTTAGCGCCCTGTTCGACTGGCTGCGGCAGAATATCTGGCAGCACGGTAGCCGCTTCAGCACCTCGCAACTCATTGAAAATGCAACAGGTGAAGCGTTGAACGCCGATTATTTCCGCCAGCATTTGATCCGCCGTTATCTCTGA